From Oceanotoga teriensis, the proteins below share one genomic window:
- the rfbB gene encoding dTDP-glucose 4,6-dehydratase produces the protein MTLLVTGVAGFIGSNFVYYYLRKHIDRKIIGLDSLTYAGNIDNLSKLTEEEKSRFSFIKGDITDQKTVQKIYEDYEIDGIINFAAESHVDRSIHDPQIFLKTNILGTQNLLDIFKKNYKEGNKYLQVSTDEVYGALGSTGFFTEKTPLDPHSPYSASKTSADLIVKAYHDTYGINVNITRCSNNYGPYQFPEKLIPLIINNALNHKELPIYGDGKQIRDWLYVEDHCQAIDMVYDKGKKGEVYNIGGHNEKENIEIVKTIINYLQEKTGDKKINEDLIKYVKDRLGHDRRYGIDPTKIKEELNWEPTIMFEQGIKMTIDWYLNNKEWMESVISGEYLDFYEKNYID, from the coding sequence ATGACACTATTAGTAACAGGGGTAGCAGGATTCATAGGAAGCAACTTTGTATACTATTACCTAAGAAAACATATAGATAGAAAAATAATCGGATTAGATAGTCTAACATATGCAGGAAACATAGACAATCTATCTAAACTTACAGAAGAAGAAAAAAGTAGATTTAGCTTTATAAAAGGCGATATTACTGATCAAAAAACAGTACAAAAAATATATGAAGATTATGAAATAGATGGAATAATAAATTTTGCAGCAGAATCTCATGTAGATAGATCTATACATGATCCTCAAATATTTTTAAAAACAAATATATTGGGAACACAAAATTTATTAGATATATTTAAGAAAAATTATAAAGAAGGAAATAAATATTTACAAGTATCAACAGATGAGGTATATGGTGCCCTTGGTTCAACAGGATTTTTTACAGAAAAAACACCTTTAGATCCACATAGTCCATATTCAGCAAGTAAAACGAGTGCAGATCTTATAGTAAAAGCATATCATGATACCTATGGAATAAATGTAAATATAACGAGATGTTCAAATAATTACGGACCATATCAATTTCCCGAAAAATTAATACCATTAATAATAAATAATGCTTTAAATCATAAAGAATTACCGATATACGGCGATGGCAAGCAGATAAGAGATTGGTTATATGTAGAAGATCATTGTCAAGCAATAGATATGGTATATGATAAGGGTAAAAAAGGCGAAGTATATAATATAGGCGGACATAATGAAAAAGAAAATATAGAAATAGTAAAGACTATAATAAATTATCTTCAAGAAAAAACAGGAGATAAAAAAATAAATGAAGATTTAATAAAATATGTAAAAGATAGACTTGGACATGATAGAAGATATGGAATAGATCCAACTAAAATAAAAGAAGAGCTTAATTGGGAACCAACTATTATGTTTGAACAAGGAATAAAAATGACTATAGATTGGTATTTGAATAATAAAGAGTGGATGGAATCTGTTATAAGTGGCGAGTATTTAGATTTTTATGAGAAAAATTATATTGATTAG